Genomic window (Fibrobacter sp. UWB2):
CGTTTCGATCACTGAACCAGGACGAGCACCGTCTTCGCTTTTTTGGCGCTTCACAGAACCCACCTTGAAACCAAGCCTATCCATCTGCGGATAAACTTCGTCCATCAGGATTCCTTCAAAATTGGGGAGCAATGTTCTACCGCTCGTAGCGCCCGCAGAAATCACGACCTTCACCGTATCGCCCACGCGGACGGTATCGCCAGCAAGCGGGATTGTACGGATAACGGCACCGCGCGGGATGCTCTGGTGTGCGCCCTGGATTGTACCGCCGTTGACAAGTCCAGCTCGGACAAGCGAGATATCGGCCTGCTTCTGGCTCTTGCCGCGCAAATCCGGAATAATCACTTTGCGAAGTCCGAGGCTCTTCGTAAGCCTTACTGTACGGCCAATCTTTGCCGTGCGGCCTGCTTTCGGCATCTGCACGAGCACCATGCCTGCCGGCACCTGCGAACTATAGCGGCCTTCCTTGACCCATTCGAACTTGAAGCCAGCCTCGGTCAAAGCCGTTTCGGCGGCCTTTTCTGAGAGGCCTTCGAGATTCGGCACCTCGCCCGTCTTGGCAAAAGCCCCTGCAAATGCAGGCATCAAAAGCTTATCGACCATAAAGACAAGCACGATAACGACAACAATCCAAATGACGAAAGCCTTGAAAATGGCAGTCTGCCTAACCTTGTTCCAAAGCGACTTTATTTTATTCATAACAATTCTTTTGGAATTAACCCTTAGTTGCTTTTTCCTGGAGCATGTCTTCGTCAAAGATGACGATATCCTTGCCGGTCATTGCTATTGCGTTTGTACGCACCAGCAAGGAACAGATACGGCTTACCGTTTCACGTGTCGTGCCCGACATATCGGCGAGCTGCTGCTGCGTTGGACGGTTGTGGATAACAGTCACCATGTTTCCGTTATCCGTATGGATACGGACGCCACGTTCCTGCATCAAGTTGAGGAGCGTCCCTGCCACACGGCCAGAGACAGACATGGTCGAAAGAGAGCCTATCTGCTTATTCGCCTTGCGGAGTCTCTTGCAAAGTTCGCTCATGAGAGCCATTGCAATTTCGGGTGACTTGCGAAGCAAGCTAAGGAAAGATTCACGGTGGATGACGAGAAGTTTGGCGTCAGTCACCGTACGGACGGAGGCAGACCGGGGTTCGCCGTCAATCAGCGACATTTCCCCGAAAAAGTCCCCGCGTTCAAGGAAGGACAAAATGGTTTCACGTCCGTCGATGCCTGTCATGTAGACTTGCACGGAACCAGTGGCGATCAAGTACAGAGCCTGCACAGAATCATCACCTTCCAGGACCACAGTCTCATCACGATTGTAGTTCTTGACGATTACCAGATTGGCAATCATCCCCAACTGTTCTTCGTTCAACTCCGAAAAGAGCTCGACGCCCTTCAGCAAATCAACTGTGGATGTATCCATTTTTCCTTCCCCTTTTTATTTTAGTCGAGATCAACAATGATGCTCTGGTCGCGCTTAGCACCGATAGAAATCATACCGATCTTCACGCCGACAAGTTCAGCCATGCGTTCGAGATACTTGCGAGCGTTAGCCGGCAATTCTTCGAGCTTACGGCACTTGGTGGTATCGCACTTCCAGCCCGGCATTTCTTCGTAAACCGGCACGCAACGTCCGACCTTGGAAAGCTGGTTCGGGAAGTTTTCGATCTTTTCACCGTCGCATTCATAGTGAGTGCAAATCTTGATGGTGTCGAACGTGTCGAGCACGTCGAGCTTCGTGATGGCGAGGTGCGTAAGGCCATTCACCACGGCAGCCTTGCGGACCACCGGAGCGTCGAACCAACCGCAGCGGCGGTTACGACCGGTCGTTGCACCGTATTCGTTACCGATCTTGCGGAGCGTGTCGCCCGTTTCGTCCAAAAGTTCGGTCGGGAACGGACCGTTACCCACGCGGGTCGTGTAAGCCTTGACGACACCGACAACCTGGTCGATAGCCGTGGGGCCAATGCCTGCGCCGCAGCTTGCGTAACCGGCAACAGTGTTGCTGGAGGTCACGAACGGGTAAGTACCCTGGTCGACGTCAAGGATAGTACCCTGAGCACCTTCGAACACGAGGCGCTTGCCTTCCTTCACTGCCTTGTAGAGCATTTCGCTCACGTCGGCAACGAACGGCTTGATCTTCTGGCCGAGTTCGAGGTAGTCCTTGATGACCACTTCCGGATCGATTTCCGGAACATCGTACATCACCTTAAATTCTTCGTTGTGGACCTTGGCCATGGCTTCGACGCGCGGACGGAGTTCGCGTTCGTCCATGAGGTCACCCACGCGGACACCGATGCGGTTCACCTTGTCGCTATAGCACGGACCGATACCGCGACCCGTAGTACCGATAGCGGCCTTGCCGGCCTTCTTTTCCTTGGCGCGGTCCAAGGTGGAGTGGTACGGGAGCACGACGTGTGCGTTGTTAGCGATGAACAGACGGCCTTCCGGGTTGATGCCCTTCGTGTGGAGGTCTGCAATTTCGTTCAGAGTCTGGATCGGGTCGAGCACGACACCGTTACCGATGACGCAAATCTTGTCCGGGTGCATAATGCCCGAGGGAATAAGGTGGAAGACGAACTTCTTGTCGCCAACTTCCACAGTGTGACCGGCGTTAGCGCCGCCCTGGAAACGCACGATATAGTCTGCATCGAGCGTTAAGAAATCTACAACCTTGGCTTTTCCTTCGTCACCCCACTGGGAGCCGATAACAACACGATTTGCCATAAATCCTTCGTTTTATTTCTTTGACAACCGAAACGGTTTCCCCAAGGTACTTCCCTGGAGCCCTTTTTCGCCATAAAGATAGTAAGAGCTACCATAAAAAGCGAACTTTACGCCCAAAATTAACTCACAATTTACCCCTAAAAACGAGGTCAAATCAAGGCGTTTCATTTTTGCGCGCTCCCGTAAAATACAAATTTCTTATCTTTAGGCCATGCCAGAAGAAATTACATCGCAAATCAAGAGGCTCGCGCCGCTTCTCGAAGAAGATTCCGAAGTTTTTCGCGAACTCACTACGTTCTTTGGCAAGAATGCCAAAATCGAGATGCACCACGGCGACCTTTCCAAGTTCCTTCAGGACAACAGAACGTTCGAAGTCGTGCGCGTGAGCGGCAAGAGCTACAAGGACTGCGTTTACGAGCTTGTGGACAACTATCCCGAAATGATGGACAGCATCGGCATGTTGCGCTACTACAAGGCGCCAACCGGGAATATCAAGTGGGAAGAAGTCGAAGCCGCCGAAATTGCGATGGGCAATGAACTCACGATGAACGCCTACGGGTGGGCTCCTGACGCCTGGACGATTTTCGAAAACAACGCATTCGACGAAGCCACCGCGCCAGAGGACAAAAAAGGCGACTACAGCCTCGTGGCAATAGTCGCGCTAGATTCGTTGCTGTAGCGGTTTTGGGGTATGAGCTCGGAGCTAAAGCTCCTTTGAGGTATGGGCAATTTCATTCAGAATTTTCACTCACACCCCATGCCTTTACTTCTTGGGCTTATTCAATCAAAGTTCGACGATGACCAAATCGTTTATTTTTATTCCAAGTTCTATCACCAAGTTCTACAGCATTGTTCTTGGAACTGTTTCTTGTATTAGAAAACGCACGCCAATTATAAACATAAGAATTGCGAACATAATCATAACCAGCATTCCATTTAGGTTCTTCCAAAATATTATGCGAAATCCATCTTGTCACACGATCATCAGACGTATAGCCACCCATGGTAGCAGCACCCATACGATCATGGAACATTACCAGAATCAGGGTCAGCTGCAAGTCTTTCTGAAAGCAAAGCAAACGCATCATCTACCGAACTTGCGCATCTTTCAATAAAACCACTAGAAGAATCAGCTGCACCATGAACAAGGACCACATTGTACTTCGTTACGGATTCCATCGGTTGCGGAAGCAATGCCCATAAATCAGAAAGAAAACAGAAAAGAACAAGAACAGCGTATAAACGTTTCATAATCTTCCTTCCACGACATACAAATCATCGTCAACATCGTATTTTATTTCCGAACCCACAGAATCAATAAATGACGAGTATATTTTATCCATTCTTATCATAGGAGTAACAGGATTTAATGGATTGATTATATTAAGAGTCCAACCATTCAAAGGGTTTGATTTTCCATCCAGAAGCCGAGTCGGATGATCGAGCAAAAACCATTTTCCACCGATAATTTTCACGTTATCCTCCGACACTATAGACCAATTTGCATTTTCCCAAACCAGAGAATCCGTTTTACGTCCATTCTTATAGAGCCTAACCCCATAACGTCCATCTTCGTATATAGCCTTCAAACATATTTCATCTCCATCCAAATAAGTCGCATCCTCACATTCATCGAGCCATGCGTATTCACCATCCATCGTAAGTTGATTCACATTTCCTGTTGATGTATCCAAAACTGCATAGTCACACCCCTTAGTCCCAATCAAGAGAACATTTCCATTTTTCCATGGTCTAAAACGAGTGTGCTTAGCCCCATCATATCCGTTACAAGGAGCAACCCATTTTAAACTCTTTACATTTGTCGGTTTTTCACCAATTTTCCAAAACCCAAATTTACGCTTGTCATCCATCAAAAAAATAACGGAAGAATCTCTGAAAAATCCTCTCATAAAACTCACAGAGTAATCCAAGGTATCCCCCCAATAAATAGGTTGTTTTTTTCTATAATTTGCGAGATACAAGCCATCGTTGCTCCCACCTTCAATACAGTCATCATAGCCCAAGGGTCCAACACCTTCATCACATTTTTTATAGGACCTACGATTATAAAGCAGCGCAAGAGAATCATCTACAAGCGAAACAACTCTTGGAGCCGAACGATCTTCCCACTTAAAAGTTGTATTATCCCCACACCCCCACACGCCTATGCAAGCAAGTAGGGCAACTAACGCCACTTGAAACTTTTTCATTCCACCCTTCATAAAATTCCTCCCTTGTCGCTGCAAACCGACAAGAAAACAAATATC
Coding sequences:
- a CDS encoding PASTA domain-containing protein, which gives rise to MNKIKSLWNKVRQTAIFKAFVIWIVVVIVLVFMVDKLLMPAFAGAFAKTGEVPNLEGLSEKAAETALTEAGFKFEWVKEGRYSSQVPAGMVLVQMPKAGRTAKIGRTVRLTKSLGLRKVIIPDLRGKSQKQADISLVRAGLVNGGTIQGAHQSIPRGAVIRTIPLAGDTVRVGDTVKVVISAGATSGRTLLPNFEGILMDEVYPQMDRLGFKVGSVKRQKSEDGARPGSVIETSPKYGDYLKPGARVNFIIAD
- a CDS encoding adenylosuccinate synthase; its protein translation is MANRVVIGSQWGDEGKAKVVDFLTLDADYIVRFQGGANAGHTVEVGDKKFVFHLIPSGIMHPDKICVIGNGVVLDPIQTLNEIADLHTKGINPEGRLFIANNAHVVLPYHSTLDRAKEKKAGKAAIGTTGRGIGPCYSDKVNRIGVRVGDLMDERELRPRVEAMAKVHNEEFKVMYDVPEIDPEVVIKDYLELGQKIKPFVADVSEMLYKAVKEGKRLVFEGAQGTILDVDQGTYPFVTSSNTVAGYASCGAGIGPTAIDQVVGVVKAYTTRVGNGPFPTELLDETGDTLRKIGNEYGATTGRNRRCGWFDAPVVRKAAVVNGLTHLAITKLDVLDTFDTIKICTHYECDGEKIENFPNQLSKVGRCVPVYEEMPGWKCDTTKCRKLEELPANARKYLERMAELVGVKIGMISIGAKRDQSIIVDLD
- a CDS encoding Crp/Fnr family transcriptional regulator — encoded protein: MDTSTVDLLKGVELFSELNEEQLGMIANLVIVKNYNRDETVVLEGDDSVQALYLIATGSVQVYMTGIDGRETILSFLERGDFFGEMSLIDGEPRSASVRTVTDAKLLVIHRESFLSLLRKSPEIAMALMSELCKRLRKANKQIGSLSTMSVSGRVAGTLLNLMQERGVRIHTDNGNMVTVIHNRPTQQQLADMSGTTRETVSRICSLLVRTNAIAMTGKDIVIFDEDMLQEKATKG